A genomic stretch from Longimicrobium terrae includes:
- a CDS encoding carboxypeptidase regulatory-like domain-containing protein, with translation MLRPLVLSIVLALVSLPAAAQSWVSGRLMDSRDGGPVARGSVVLLTDGGRFQREVQTDSLGVFWFDGVTPGRFRLRASRVGYNTAQSGYLNLSHNDTVVVDIRVSVTEVLLDPVTVVARSAPRSSAMLRGFYDRKERGMGRYLTRDHIQARNASVVSDLLLTIPGVRSGGWQPGGRQLFFSRAIRSGPGGCPVQFFVDNVHVNRTSGVAALGSSRLAARDTIGMSQGSDPFQPSIDEIVDPQAVEGIEVYPGLGSVPAEFSSPEARCGTVVIWTRRGYQD, from the coding sequence ATGCTGCGACCTTTGGTGCTGTCGATCGTGCTGGCGCTGGTGTCCCTTCCCGCCGCGGCCCAGAGCTGGGTTTCCGGGCGGCTGATGGATTCGCGCGACGGCGGCCCGGTGGCGCGGGGGAGCGTCGTTCTGCTCACCGATGGGGGCCGCTTTCAGCGGGAGGTGCAGACCGACTCGCTGGGGGTGTTCTGGTTCGACGGCGTCACGCCCGGACGGTTCCGGCTGCGCGCCTCGCGCGTGGGGTACAACACCGCGCAGAGCGGCTATCTGAACCTGTCGCACAACGACACCGTCGTGGTGGACATCCGGGTTTCCGTCACCGAGGTGCTGCTGGACCCGGTGACGGTGGTGGCCCGCTCGGCGCCGCGAAGCAGCGCCATGCTGCGCGGCTTCTACGACCGCAAGGAGCGCGGAATGGGGCGGTACCTGACCCGCGACCACATCCAGGCCCGCAACGCGTCGGTGGTGAGCGACCTGCTGCTCACCATTCCCGGGGTGCGCTCCGGCGGATGGCAGCCGGGCGGGCGGCAGCTCTTCTTTTCGCGCGCCATCCGCAGCGGGCCGGGCGGGTGCCCGGTGCAGTTCTTTGTGGACAACGTGCACGTCAACCGCACCAGCGGCGTGGCGGCGCTCGGCTCGTCGCGCCTGGCGGCGCGCGACACCATCGGCATGTCGCAGGGCAGCGACCCGTTTCAGCCCTCCATCGACGAGATCGTGGATCCGCAGGCGGTGGAGGGAATCGAGGTGTATCCCGGCCTGGGCAGCGTGCCGGCGGAGTTCTCTAGCCCGGAAGCGCGCTGCGGAACCGTGGTGATCTGGACCCGACGCGGCTACCAGGACTGA
- the ftsH gene encoding ATP-dependent zinc metalloprotease FtsH: protein MRPPRFSVFPIVLVLLGLLLVSQLLKPTGAQKISYSELKNRISARQVKEVTIGQTVVEAIPVDSISAGKGPDRWRAEKVDDPSLVTLLEARQIRFQAQPRSGWSPFLVFLLPLLLMVGLWMFMLRRMNPTQGVLTVGKSRARIVGEEGTGISFDDVAGVDEAKVELQEIVEFLKTPEKFVKLGAKIPKGVLLVGPPGTGKTLIARAVAGEAGVTFFSISGAEFVEMFVGVGAARVRDLFGQAKAQAPCIIFIDELDALGKARSPGNMLGGNDEREQTLNQLLVEMDGFDPRLGVIIMGATNRPEILDPALLRPGRFDRQVLVDRPDVNGRLAILKIHSRGITLGEDLDLERIARRTPGFVGADLANLLNEAALLAARRDKSAVTMQEVDEAVDRIVAGLEKKNRLINDKERTIVAYHEAGHAIVAERVPTADPVHKISIIPRGVAALGYTQQLPTEDRYLLQKQELMDRIAVLLGGRVAEEIVFDEISTGAGNDLERVTELARSMVTEYGMSRELGPVNLAGPRRSQFLQQDGGMQQRNYSEETARAIDAEIRGLIDGTYERVRRILTQDRAILETLSQRLLEKEVVDEAELREIMGLPVRKHEPLPQRVVQPPPVNGTEQAAASPPSGATAARRGGRPKK, encoded by the coding sequence ATGCGCCCTCCGCGCTTTTCCGTTTTCCCCATCGTGCTCGTGCTTCTGGGGCTGCTGCTGGTTTCGCAGCTGCTGAAGCCCACGGGCGCCCAGAAGATCAGCTACAGCGAGCTCAAGAACCGCATCTCGGCGCGGCAGGTGAAGGAGGTCACCATCGGCCAGACGGTGGTGGAGGCCATTCCCGTCGACAGCATCAGCGCGGGCAAGGGCCCGGACCGCTGGCGCGCCGAAAAGGTGGACGATCCCTCACTGGTCACGCTGCTGGAGGCGCGCCAGATCCGCTTTCAGGCGCAGCCCCGCAGCGGGTGGAGCCCGTTCCTGGTCTTCCTGCTCCCCCTGCTGCTGATGGTGGGGCTGTGGATGTTCATGCTGCGGCGGATGAACCCCACCCAGGGTGTGCTGACGGTGGGAAAGAGCCGCGCGCGCATCGTGGGCGAAGAGGGAACGGGGATCTCGTTTGACGACGTCGCCGGCGTGGACGAGGCCAAGGTGGAGCTCCAGGAGATCGTGGAGTTCCTCAAGACGCCGGAGAAGTTCGTCAAGCTGGGCGCCAAGATCCCCAAGGGGGTGCTGCTGGTGGGCCCTCCGGGAACCGGCAAGACGCTGATTGCCCGCGCCGTGGCGGGAGAGGCGGGGGTGACCTTCTTCAGCATCTCCGGCGCGGAGTTCGTGGAGATGTTCGTGGGGGTGGGCGCGGCCCGCGTGCGCGACCTGTTCGGGCAGGCCAAGGCGCAGGCGCCGTGCATCATCTTCATCGACGAGCTGGACGCGCTGGGCAAGGCGCGCTCGCCGGGGAACATGCTGGGCGGCAACGACGAGCGCGAGCAGACGCTGAACCAGCTGCTGGTGGAGATGGACGGGTTCGATCCGCGGCTGGGCGTCATCATCATGGGCGCCACCAACCGGCCGGAGATCCTGGACCCCGCGCTGCTGCGCCCGGGCCGCTTTGACCGCCAGGTGCTGGTGGACCGCCCGGACGTGAACGGCCGCCTCGCGATCCTCAAGATCCACTCGCGCGGCATCACCCTGGGCGAGGATCTGGACCTGGAGCGCATCGCGCGGCGCACGCCGGGCTTCGTGGGCGCGGACCTGGCCAACCTGCTGAACGAGGCGGCGCTGCTGGCCGCGCGGCGCGACAAGTCTGCCGTGACCATGCAGGAGGTGGACGAGGCGGTGGACCGCATCGTGGCCGGGCTGGAAAAGAAGAACCGGCTGATCAACGACAAGGAACGCACCATCGTGGCCTACCACGAGGCCGGCCACGCCATCGTGGCGGAGCGGGTGCCCACGGCGGACCCGGTGCACAAGATCAGCATCATTCCGCGCGGCGTGGCGGCGCTGGGGTACACGCAGCAGCTGCCCACGGAAGACCGCTACCTGCTGCAGAAGCAGGAGCTGATGGACCGCATCGCGGTGCTGCTGGGCGGGCGCGTGGCGGAAGAGATCGTCTTTGACGAGATCAGCACCGGCGCGGGCAACGACCTGGAGCGGGTGACGGAGCTGGCGCGCAGCATGGTGACGGAATACGGCATGTCGCGCGAGCTGGGGCCCGTAAACCTGGCCGGACCGCGCCGCAGCCAGTTTCTGCAGCAGGACGGCGGGATGCAGCAGCGCAACTACTCGGAAGAGACGGCGCGCGCCATCGACGCGGAAATCCGCGGCCTGATCGACGGCACATATGAGCGGGTGCGCCGCATTCTGACGCAGGACCGCGCGATTCTGGAAACGCTGTCGCAGCGGCTGCTGGAAAAGGAAGTGGTGGACGAGGCGGAGCTGCGGGAGATCATGGGCCTGCCCGTTCGCAAGCACGAGCCCCTGCCCCAGCGCGTGGTGCAGCCGCCGCCGGTGAACGGCACGGAGCAGGCGGCGGCATCGCCCCCGTCCGGCGCCACGGCCGCGCGGCGGGGCGGCCGGCCCAAGAAGTAA
- a CDS encoding L,D-transpeptidase has protein sequence MHFRRLPRLFPALIAAALLAGCSAVGVGSRSSAPDPRVAAPPADQPPVRRDLKYVVVDVEANELRFMDGQTVLWRAPVGTGTGFRLAGTDRHWNFNTPSGTMYVQFKEQNPTWIIPDWWFIENKRPIPPENSPLRRQEGGLGAAAVYLGNELAIHGTDKPELLGRRVSHGCIRLSDANALRLFHNVQVGTPVVIVGTAPLLGEQPDSVAAFTRAARRVTRAPNPLDRLSTAALLTRLERQLGAADTAAAWTATAHTLLERGLKEDAPALRGLLSRARQAGTEARRDEYGTFLADAFSRGSLRVTVSLNRIDADARERAAADIVDATMGLWHGGLDDQTTPWPTRRVPRDRLGPEGQAGWLAIQRAEEAYRTRFGASRARTAGRN, from the coding sequence ATGCACTTTCGACGTTTGCCGCGCCTCTTTCCGGCGCTGATTGCCGCCGCCCTGCTGGCCGGCTGTTCCGCCGTGGGGGTGGGCTCGCGCTCGTCCGCGCCCGATCCGCGCGTTGCCGCGCCGCCCGCGGACCAGCCGCCCGTTCGCCGCGACCTCAAGTACGTGGTGGTGGACGTGGAGGCCAACGAACTGCGCTTCATGGACGGCCAGACCGTGCTGTGGCGCGCGCCGGTGGGCACCGGAACGGGCTTCCGCCTGGCGGGCACCGACCGCCACTGGAATTTCAATACGCCCAGCGGCACCATGTACGTGCAATTCAAGGAGCAGAACCCCACCTGGATCATTCCCGACTGGTGGTTCATCGAAAATAAGCGCCCCATTCCCCCGGAGAACTCGCCGCTGCGCCGGCAGGAGGGCGGGCTGGGCGCCGCCGCGGTCTACCTGGGGAACGAGCTGGCCATCCACGGTACGGACAAGCCCGAGCTGCTGGGCCGCCGCGTGTCGCACGGCTGCATCCGGCTGAGCGACGCCAACGCGCTGCGCCTGTTTCACAACGTGCAGGTGGGGACGCCGGTGGTCATCGTGGGGACGGCGCCGCTGCTGGGCGAGCAGCCGGACAGCGTGGCTGCCTTCACCCGCGCCGCGCGCCGGGTGACCCGCGCGCCCAATCCGCTGGACCGCCTGTCCACCGCCGCGCTGCTGACCCGGCTGGAACGCCAGCTGGGCGCGGCGGACACGGCCGCCGCGTGGACCGCCACCGCGCACACGCTGCTGGAGCGGGGATTGAAGGAAGACGCCCCGGCGCTGCGCGGACTGCTTTCCCGCGCGCGGCAGGCGGGGACGGAAGCTCGGCGCGACGAGTACGGGACCTTTCTGGCGGACGCGTTCTCGCGCGGGTCGCTGCGGGTGACGGTGAGCCTGAACCGCATTGACGCGGACGCGCGGGAGCGCGCCGCCGCCGACATCGTGGACGCGACCATGGGGTTGTGGCACGGCGGGCTGGACGACCAGACGACGCCCTGGCCCACGCGCCGTGTTCCGCGCGACCGGCTGGGGCCGGAGGGGCAGGCGGGCTGGCTGGCCATTCAGCGCGCGGAAGAGGCGTACCGCACCCGCTTCGGCGCCTCTCGCGCCCGCACCGCGGGGAGGAACTGA